The following nucleotide sequence is from Crinalium epipsammum PCC 9333.
AAATCCATCTGAAAAACATTTTCACGAGCCAGTATTTCAGCCAGATCTTTATCTTTCTCTATGATTGTCCAATCGTCAAAAATTACTTGATTACGAACAAAAATGTGCGTGATGTCTTTAATTTTCTCATCATTAACAGATTCTTTGAACTTCTCAATGCTGGAATTACCACCATTACAGACAAACCATTTACAAATTTGAACATTCTTCTCTTTGGCTAAAGTGAGTATCTTGTTACGATCAAACCAAGCTGTAACTGAAGAATATATATTAGAAGGCAGATTGACAATTACGCTTTTTTTAGCAGCTAACTCAAAAACAATGTCAGCACTAGAACGCTTCTTATCTTCATTGGTAAACTCAGCTTCAATATAATGTTTTACTCCTTCTTCATCAGTAAAATAGATTTTGCCAACATCAGGATTAGATAAATCAGATTCTACAAATTCAATGCAATCGCTTAACCCTTTAGTAATGCAATATTCAAGCAGCACTCGGCAAAATAAACTTTTACCAACACCACCTTTTTCACCATCTACCAAATGAATGCTGTTAGTTGCTTGAACATAGGAGTCTGTCTGCTGTTGTTGAGTCATTAGAACGTCTTCCATTACTATGTACAAAAAAACTTCTACCTAACGTAAGAACATCGCACCTTGACAAAAGTTACATATCCTCATCCTCCCCAAAGACAGCCTCAATATCTTTAACCTTAACCGCACCTCCTCCTAGTTGTAATCCCTTATGTGGAGATTGCGATTGTTCAGGTTGTGATTGTTGTGGCGTTGGTAATGGTTGTGCTTGTGCATAGTTTTGACCATTTATTATCGGCTGAATCGGTCTTTCCAAAAAGAATACCTGACGAATATAACTAGCGTAGTTCTCTAAAGCATTGCAAGCTTCTAAAGCCATTACCCTTAATTTTTCATCAGATAAATTACCTTTTTCTTTATAAGCCAACGGTAAAACATACATTCGTAAAAATTGCCAAATCAAATCTTTAGACTCACGCGCTCCTTTATCGTTCAGATACGATAACACTACACCTTCTGGTGTATCTTCTAAGGATTGAAACCTCAATTTAAAATCAATAGATTTCTTACGAGGAAGCTTATCGTTATCATTCATTACACTGCTGCCTTGGCTTTAAAGTAAGTAAACAAACCAAAAATATCAATTAACCGGAACGCTAACGCTTCTTTTTGATGACGCTCAGTTTTTAACTTGTCAAAAGCTTTCTCAACTTCAGAAGTCATATCAGCCCCCCAACAAATAGGAACTACTTGTCTATCTCCAGGCTGCGGCAGTTTTGGCAATGCCGATTTTTCACGCACACCAAAATACTTATTTAACTCCGGCTTTAAATAAACTCCTGCACCACCACAGATAATTACTTCGTCTAACTCACTTGGTAAACACCTATCCAACCATTGCTCTAACTCTTTCCAATATTCTGCACGGGCAGAAGTAATCGCTTCAGTAATCTTTTTAATTTCTGATAAACGAAACTCAGGATCTCTACTTCTAGCTAAACCTTGAATTGCAGCAGTGTTTTCCAACTTGATTGAGGAAAAATTATCAGGGCGACTCATAATAAAATGATTAGCTTGAAAGATGGCTTTAGACAACTCTAATGGTTGTTGACCACTGGTGCGTTCTAATACCTTATTCTCCAACTTCATAAAACCCATTTCTGGACTTTCACCCTTGACCATTCGACCACCACTAAACTGTAAAGCTGTGACATTCCTATGCCCAAACATCAAAACAGCTAATGTGCGATCGCGAAACCAATCTAATCCTTTCTGACTAATTCTTATCATTGCCAAACCACTTCCTTCAGGTCGGCATAAAAAACTGCTTAATTTCACTTTTAATGGCTGACCTCGGAAACTAAAGTCAGCTAGTACAGAAGTTAACCGTTCTTCAAACTTTTTCCGATCTTCGTACTCATTCCAAGGCAATAAGACCGTCAGTTCCAACGTTATATTATTAAGATTTCGCTTAGTAGAACTGGAATTGGCTTTATCTATAATCACACCTAATGCTGCGGAGGTCTTATAAATTGCTCTTTCATACTTCAATTCTGACATTCCAGCATCACCAGAAAACTCACGAGCGAAAGAACCTACTAAATAAATATGACCATCCCACTCAACCCATGCTTCATCCTCTGGTCTTGCGCTACCTAATTGTCCTTTACCTGATCTATAGTTTTCTAAAGTTTCTCTTGACACTGACGCAATCTCTGGTAGCATTGTTACTAAATAAGTCTCTTTTATCCCTTCAACCTCTGCTATAACTTTCGTAAGTGATGCGCCTGGATCAATTCCAACTGTTATTTTCACCTAATACTTTCCTCACCCTTCCCCAGTTTTACTAATTTTCGCTCCCTACGTTTAAACCGCAATCTTCCCAAAGTGATGCTTATTACCCAGTAAAATCTGTAAAAAAGAGCAGGAAAATTCAGGAATACATCAGGACAAACTAGGAATTACCAGGAATAAATCAGGAAATATCAGGACAACCTTAACTTTGCCAGCCCTTTATACTACAAAAAATGGCGTTCATCTCTAAAATACTTGCCTGAAATTGTCTGATAAATGCCTAAAATTGCCTGATAAATTCCTGATCTGCCACACCCAACCCAAGCCGCCCAAAATACGACTCCGATCTTACAAAATTGAAATCTTTGAGCAAGGAGTGGGCTTTTGCTGACATTTTTCAATCAGAGAATATTACCCGATTTTACCTCTTTGAGTACGATTTTGACCGCCTCTCCAACTCGCACACTACATTTGTA
It contains:
- a CDS encoding ParM/StbA family protein; the encoded protein is MKITVGIDPGASLTKVIAEVEGIKETYLVTMLPEIASVSRETLENYRSGKGQLGSARPEDEAWVEWDGHIYLVGSFAREFSGDAGMSELKYERAIYKTSAALGVIIDKANSSSTKRNLNNITLELTVLLPWNEYEDRKKFEERLTSVLADFSFRGQPLKVKLSSFLCRPEGSGLAMIRISQKGLDWFRDRTLAVLMFGHRNVTALQFSGGRMVKGESPEMGFMKLENKVLERTSGQQPLELSKAIFQANHFIMSRPDNFSSIKLENTAAIQGLARSRDPEFRLSEIKKITEAITSARAEYWKELEQWLDRCLPSELDEVIICGGAGVYLKPELNKYFGVREKSALPKLPQPGDRQVVPICWGADMTSEVEKAFDKLKTERHQKEALAFRLIDIFGLFTYFKAKAAV